From the genome of Clostridia bacterium, one region includes:
- a CDS encoding TlyA family RNA methyltransferase, whose protein sequence is MTGDRLDVALVQRGFFSSRRQAQAAILEGRVFVDGERETKPGRRVAEAARLEVRGEEPRYVSRGGLKLEHALREFALDVRGCVCLDLGASTGGFTDCLLQHGAGAVYAVDVGYGQLAWKLRQDPRVRVLERTNARHLTREHVPEPVDFVTADLSFIGLEKVLPVIAPLCKPDARAVVLVKPQFEAGPDLVGKRGVVRDPAVHEAVLLRVIEDAPRWGFTPTDLTYSPVKGAEGNIEFLLALRRAESLPSTVHSSPS, encoded by the coding sequence GTGACCGGAGATCGTCTCGACGTCGCCCTGGTGCAGCGGGGGTTCTTCTCCAGCCGGCGGCAGGCGCAGGCGGCCATCCTCGAAGGGCGCGTGTTCGTCGACGGTGAGCGAGAAACGAAGCCCGGGCGGCGGGTGGCGGAGGCGGCGCGGCTCGAGGTGCGGGGCGAAGAGCCGCGCTACGTGAGCCGCGGCGGCTTGAAGCTGGAGCACGCGCTCAGGGAGTTCGCGCTCGACGTGCGCGGGTGCGTGTGCCTGGACCTGGGCGCCTCCACCGGAGGTTTCACGGACTGCCTGCTCCAGCACGGGGCGGGCGCGGTGTACGCCGTCGATGTCGGCTACGGCCAGCTGGCGTGGAAGTTGCGCCAGGATCCGCGCGTGCGCGTGCTGGAGCGCACGAACGCGCGCCATCTCACGCGGGAGCACGTCCCGGAACCGGTCGACTTCGTCACGGCCGACCTCTCCTTCATTGGTCTGGAAAAGGTGCTGCCCGTCATCGCGCCGCTGTGCAAGCCGGACGCCCGTGCGGTGGTCCTCGTCAAGCCGCAGTTCGAGGCCGGCCCTGACCTCGTCGGGAAGCGCGGCGTCGTGCGAGATCCGGCCGTCCACGAGGCCGTGCTCCTGCGCGTGATCGAGGATGCGCCGCGCTGGGGGTTCACGCCGACGGATCTCACCTATTCGCCCGTGAAGGGCGCGGAGGGCAACATCGAGTTCCTGCTGGCCCTGCGCCGGGCGGAGTCCCTTCCTTCAACGGTTCATTCATCCCCTTC
- a CDS encoding 1-deoxy-D-xylulose-5-phosphate synthase: MIPCEESPPGGFRLSRRLSELKGPEDLRGLSTADLERLAEEIRTTIIHTVARNGGHLGAGLGVVELALALHVEFQSPKDKLVWDVGHQAYPHKLLTGRFHEFHTLRKPGGLSGFLRRKESPHDVWEAGHASTAISAALGYAKARDLAGERHHVVAIVGDGALTGGLAYEGLNNAGALGTDLIVVLNDNSMSIAPNVGAIHTYLQRIRSQPMYRGLKDDIGWLLNHIPRIGPSVARTVERFKDSLKYLVLPGMWFEELGFTYLGPVDGHNIAAVREALRQAKSIGGPVVVHVLTVKGKGFQPAEEAPDAGHSFKPFDVATGKPLPAAASKPEYTAVFSRTLVELARSRPEVVAITAAMPDGTGTQAFKEAYPERFFDVGIAELHAVVFAAGLALGGRKPVVAIYSTFLQRAYDALVHDVGRMNLPVVFAIDRAGLVGADGDSHQGMFDIAYLRSIPNFVVMQPKDEAELRDMLLTALDYQDGPIALRYPRGSGRGVDLSRAPQPLAIGKGEVLREGRDVLLVALGPLAYTALEAAEILAARGVEATVVNARFAKPLDRELILHWARETQAVVTLEDGVKAGGFGSAVLELLSEEGLWGVRTRVLGYPDEYILHGDPDRQRAEMGLDAESVAEQALALVQGGRVALSPVRDAGASAG; this comes from the coding sequence ATGATTCCATGCGAAGAGAGCCCACCGGGGGGTTTCCGCTTGAGCCGACGCCTCAGCGAGCTGAAGGGACCCGAGGATCTGCGCGGGTTGTCGACAGCCGACCTCGAACGCCTGGCGGAAGAGATCCGCACGACGATCATTCACACCGTCGCGCGAAACGGCGGCCACCTGGGCGCGGGCCTGGGGGTCGTCGAGCTGGCCCTGGCCCTGCACGTGGAGTTCCAGAGCCCCAAGGACAAGCTCGTCTGGGACGTCGGCCATCAGGCCTACCCGCACAAGCTCCTCACCGGCCGCTTCCACGAGTTCCACACGCTTCGCAAGCCCGGCGGGCTCAGCGGATTCCTGCGGCGCAAGGAGAGCCCGCACGACGTCTGGGAGGCCGGACACGCGTCGACCGCCATCTCGGCGGCGCTCGGTTACGCGAAGGCGCGCGATCTGGCCGGCGAGCGCCATCACGTCGTGGCCATCGTCGGCGACGGCGCGCTGACGGGCGGGCTCGCGTACGAGGGCCTCAACAACGCCGGCGCGCTCGGCACCGACCTCATCGTCGTCCTCAACGACAACTCCATGTCCATCGCGCCGAACGTCGGCGCCATCCACACGTACCTCCAGCGCATCCGCAGCCAGCCCATGTACCGCGGCCTCAAGGACGACATCGGCTGGCTGCTGAACCACATTCCCAGGATCGGGCCCAGCGTGGCGCGGACCGTGGAGCGGTTCAAGGACAGCCTCAAGTACCTGGTCCTTCCCGGCATGTGGTTCGAGGAACTCGGGTTCACGTACCTGGGGCCGGTCGATGGGCACAACATCGCTGCCGTCCGTGAGGCGCTTCGCCAGGCGAAGTCCATCGGCGGCCCGGTCGTCGTCCATGTGCTCACCGTCAAGGGGAAGGGGTTCCAGCCGGCCGAAGAGGCTCCGGACGCCGGCCACAGCTTCAAGCCGTTCGATGTCGCGACGGGGAAGCCGCTTCCGGCCGCCGCGTCCAAGCCGGAGTACACCGCCGTGTTCAGCCGCACGCTCGTGGAGCTGGCGCGGTCGCGTCCGGAGGTCGTCGCCATCACCGCGGCCATGCCGGACGGCACGGGTACGCAGGCGTTCAAGGAGGCCTATCCCGAACGCTTCTTCGACGTGGGCATCGCCGAGCTGCACGCCGTCGTCTTCGCGGCCGGCCTCGCCCTGGGCGGCCGCAAGCCGGTCGTGGCCATCTACTCCACGTTCCTGCAGCGGGCCTACGACGCCCTCGTGCACGACGTCGGCCGCATGAACCTGCCGGTGGTGTTCGCCATCGACCGCGCGGGCCTCGTGGGCGCGGACGGCGACAGCCACCAGGGCATGTTCGACATCGCCTACCTGCGGTCGATTCCGAACTTCGTCGTCATGCAGCCGAAGGACGAAGCCGAGCTGCGCGACATGCTGCTGACGGCGCTCGACTACCAGGACGGGCCCATCGCCCTGCGCTACCCGCGCGGGTCCGGCCGCGGCGTGGACCTGTCGCGGGCGCCCCAGCCGCTGGCCATCGGCAAGGGCGAGGTGCTGCGGGAGGGGCGCGACGTGCTGCTCGTGGCGCTCGGCCCCCTGGCGTACACGGCCCTCGAGGCTGCGGAGATCCTCGCCGCGCGCGGCGTGGAGGCCACCGTCGTCAACGCGCGCTTCGCGAAGCCGCTCGATCGCGAGCTGATCCTGCATTGGGCGCGGGAAACGCAGGCCGTCGTCACTCTTGAGGACGGCGTGAAGGCCGGCGGGTTCGGCTCCGCGGTGCTGGAGCTGCTCAGCGAGGAGGGGCTTTGGGGAGTCCGCACGCGCGTCCTGGGCTATCCCGACGAGTACATTCTGCACGGCGACCCGGACCGGCAACGGGCGGAGATGGGGCTCGACGCCGAGTCCGTCGCCGAGCAGGCCCTGGCGCTTGTGCAGGGAGGCCGCGTGGCGCTGAGCCCGGTGCGAGACGCCGGCGCCAGCGCCGGCTGA